The following proteins are co-located in the Colletotrichum lupini chromosome 4, complete sequence genome:
- a CDS encoding cytidylyltransferase, whose translation MPAHLEPNALFGHDTEANDEIRSLSRSPHPYHHLNTELPHPAHRLVYKPPNAAPTPPRTSSTDSSRTPSPFPSFAKDSSQGSDSGTEADDEHFLKGLPAPKVRLHKGLRGQNEVLSGSSTPFFSPDQEEDALRKQKEKEDRKEARRFLNDRNYRRTKELIRRVSEFIIVGSLFAVVRSNPLVKPLFTAWIRELRFPATLITSLMILYPVRLFAWSTRHRASSKKPAIAVPTVFDPAPILYPPSVTLLVALLISPDNQAVILTNIILSISSIPKYLIPTARAHEAINPLQWVLTCVPMWLSQQHPEATLSRPSISPETAVLLYPLHQTLLEVLHYLTTTSLLTAELQLLSIALINVLLLAHSPQATILQALLWGGGVGVLVVCGPVIRWGIALARVPRLRFRRVGTPSKKSSVFGFLSEGLSMRRFKHELLGSSLEESASELGDSEEEIINGPFAKPTRVRTFGMADMPSRGERKMSASPDGKAPASPNGFAAERRNTFPYALQRPRRSLTHTSAGRRKRTASTTVRSFFKLTEAQATMRKWSYATYVYTCIVLIILVPVREYIGRHALLGNEPVGWALGYLFGELPWFRFKVVEANLERWICLPARLSEDVAKASCHQGWVQHIRLADFGEANTRLLMAAYWLAIVIVGLTVVIRLDPKYEVDTRRKVFHFMMVGMFLPATFIDPVFAALALSLVLAIFLILDLLRASQLPPLSRPIASFLTPYVDGRDHKGPVVISHLFLLIGCAIPLWLSLATLPRSGSGYLTGWEVPTREVSMVAGVICVGLGDAAASLIGRRYGHRKWVWGGGKSLEGSVAFAVAVFLGLMAATTWLRVGRWPVAAEQHVAWPTSARNAGFCASMASLTEAVLTGGNDNVIVPVVLWTCVKSIGV comes from the exons ATGCCCGCGCATCTCGAACCGAACGCTCTCTTCGGCCACGATACAGAAGCAAACGATGAAATCCGATCTCTCAGCCGCTCCCCGCATCCCTATCACCACCTCAATACCGAGCTCCCTCATCCTGCCCACCGTCTAGTCTATAAGCCTCCCAATGCCGCACCGACGCCGCCGAGGACATCATCAACAGACTCTAGCCGAACCCCATCTCCCTTTCCATCGTTCGCCAAGGACTCTTCGCAGGGTAGCGACAGCGGCACCGAAGCCGACGATGAGCACTTTCTCAAGGGGCTGCCGGCGCCCAAGGTCCGCCTGCACAAGGGACTAAGGGGGCAAAACGAGGTGCTCTCGGGCTCGTCGACGCCCTTCTTCTCTCCAGACCAGGAAGAAGATGCCTTGCGCAAGCAGAAGGAAAAGGAGGATCGGAAAGAGGCCCGCAGGTTCCTCAACGATCGCAACTACCGCCGCACAAAGGAGCTCATCCGGCGCGTGTCAGAGTTCATCATTGTGGGCTCGCTCTTCGCTGTGGTTCGCTCAAATCCGTTGGTGAAGCCACTCTTCACCGCGTGGATCAGAG AACTGCGCTTCCCAGCCACGCTCATCACCTCTCTCATGATCCTCTACCCGGTCCGACTCTTCGCATGGTCAACCCGCCATAGGGCCTCGTCAAAAAAGCCAGCCATTGCCGTGCCCACCGTCTTTGACCCTGCGCCCATTCTGTATCCTCCGTCTGTGACGCTCCTCGtggcgttattaatatcccccGACAACCAGGCGGTCATCCTTACAAACATTATTCTGAGCATTTCTTCGATACCCAAATACTTAATCCCGACGGCTCGCGCTCACGAAGCCATTAACCCCCTGCAATGGGTTCTAACCTGCGTTCCCATGTGGCTTTCGCAGCAACACCCGGAAGCGACACTATCTAGACCGAGCATCAGCCCGGAGACGGCTGTTCTCCTGTACCCGCTGCACCAGACGCTGCTCGAAGTGCTGCACTATCTTACTACGACGAGCCTGCTCACGGCTGAGCTGCAGCTGCTCTCCATCGCCTTGATCAACGTGCTCCTCCTCGCCCACTCGCCACAGGCCACCATTCTCCAAGCGCTGCTCTGGGGAGGCGGCGTGGGCGTGCTCGTCGTCTGCGGTCCGGTGATTCGATGGGGCATCGCCTTGGCTAGGGTTCCGAGGCTGCGCTTCAGGCGCGTTGGGACCCCGTCAAAGAAGTCATCCGTCTTTGGGTTTCTCTCCGAGGGGCTCTCTATGCGGCGCTTCAAGCACGAGCTGCTGGGCTCATCACTGGAGGAGTCGGCATCTGAACTGGGCGATTCCGAAGAGGAAATCATCAACGGACCCTTTGCGAAACCCACGAGAGTCCGGACGTTTGGCATGGCCGATATGCCCTCCCGAGGAGAGCGCAAGATGAGCGCCTCTCCTGATGGCAAAGCCCCAGCATCACCAAACGGGTTCGCCGCTGAGCGACGCAACACGTTTCCGTATGCTTTGCAGCGGCCGCGGCGGTCCCTGACACACACATCAGCAGGCCGAAGGAAACGCACCGCGTCGACCACCGTCCGCTCCTTCTTCAAGCTGACGGAGGCGCAAGCCACCATGAGGAAATGGTCGTACGCAACATATGTCTACACTTGCATTGTGCTCATCATCTTGGTGCCTGTGCGAGAATACATTGGTCGCCATGCGCTGCTGGGTAACGAGCCCGTCGGCTGGGCACTGGGATATCTCTTTGGCGAGCTGCCGTGGTTCAGGTTCAAAGTGGTTGAAGCGAACCTCGAGAGATGGATCTGTCTGCCTGCACGCCTGAGCGAGGACGTTGCAAAGGCGTCCTGCCACCAGGGGTGGGTGCAGCACATTCGGCTGGCCGACTTTGGCGAAGCCAACACGCGGCTCCTGATGGCAGCGTACTGGCTTGCCATTGTCATTGTCGGCTTGACCGTGGTCATTCGCCTGGACCCCAAGTACGAAGTGGACACGAGGCGAAAGGTCTTCCACTTCATGATGGTTGGCATGTTCCTCCCTGCAACCTTTATCGACCCCGTCTTTGCGGCTTTGGCACTATCGCTTGTCCTCGCCATCTTCCTCATTCTCGACCTCCTGCGGGCGAGTCAGCTCCCGCCGCTGTCCCGGCCCATCGCCTCGTTCCTCACGCCGTACGTGGATGGCAGAGACCACAAGGGGCCCGTCGTCATCTCCCATCTGTTTCTGCTCATCGGCTGCGCCATCCCTCTCTGGCTGTCCCTCGCCACCCTTCCGCGCTCCGGCAGCGGCTACTTAACTGGGTGGGAGGTGCCGACGCGCGAAGTCAGCATGGTGGCGGGCGTCATTTGCGTCGGTCTCGGCGATGCTGCCGCGTCTCTTATTGGCAGGCGGTACGGGCACAGGAAATGGGTCTGGGGCGGCGGCAAGAGTCTCGAGGGCAGCGTCGCGTTCGCGGTGGCCGTGTTCCTTGGGCTAATGGCGGCAACGACCTGGCTTCGGGTTGGCAGGTGGCCCGTCGCGGCGGAGCAGCATGTGGCGTGGCCCACGTCGGCGCGGAACGCCGGCTTTTGCGCCAGCATGGCAAGCTTGACGGAGGCGGTCTTGACCGGCGGAAACGATAACGTTATTGTGCCGGTGGTCCTCTGGACGTGTGTTAAAAGCATCGGGGTGTAG
- a CDS encoding origin recognition complex subunit 2, producing MSRKRPQEADVGDSPSSRLSQKRSRQQLHDGADDEPINGTPSKRRRQAADPYEVPSDSDAADAADGEVSAAAAAAGDPDSEHEEQTPRKKRGRPPKPATPQASGAVTPSKLRQVNTLVTPVKAAITPRRRQAADRSARRKSARALIQSIVADEDSDGDEGLAREIYESSEEEEDEEAEERRTPRAKTTTSATKPSTASAPASASQPPEPDTPSAATPRRRGRPRKLPPPKSPTPPRELPPHEIYFEQNKPGRAKTSHNTLASLDLLTHEEYFDLRREDALQNKDPHADDLAYLESLHESSFPQWRFELAQGFSLCLYGQGSKRSLVAKLAAHLYAADPEAPIVVVNGHVRSLTAREVFSTVAAALDPALKLPAQTTAMVQALSSALASSSHSRPITILLHSIDAHPLRKQTTQQLLSQLAALPQIRLVATADTPSFPLLWDAAQRTSFNFLFHDATTLQPLQDVELDPVDEVHELLGRKARRVNGREGVVFVLRSLPENAKKLFELLVIEVLSAMDDDGGQQYGAENTGVEYRMVYNKAVEDFICSSEMAFRTLLKEFHDHQIIESRKDALGTELLSIPFRREELEAILEDLMS from the exons ATGTCCAGGAAAAGACCACAAGAGGCGGACGTGGGCGATTCCCCGAGCAGCAGACTGAGCCAGAAGCGCTCCCGCCAGCAGCTGCACGACGGAGCCGACGACGAGCCCATCAACGGGACCCCCTCGAAGCGGAGACGCCAGGCAGCGGACCCTTACGAAGTGCCTTCTGACAGCGATGCCGCTGATGCCGCTGATGGTGAGGtttcagcagcagcagcagcagcaggagaCCCCGATTCCGAACACGAGGAACAGACCCCGAGAAAGAAACGAGGCCGCCCGCCGAAACCAGCAACGCCGCAAGCCAGCGGCGCCGTCACGCCCTCGAAGCTGCGCCAGGTGAACACGCTGGTGACGCCCGTCAAGGCCGCCATCACACCGCGGAGGCGCCAGGCCGCTGACCGTTCCGCACGGAGGAAGAGCGCCAGGGCTCTGATCCAGAGCATCGTCGCCGACGAGGACAGCGACGGGGACGAGGGTCTCGCGCGCGAGATTTACGAGTCaagcgaggaggaggaagacgagGAAGCCGAGGAACGGAGGACACCAAGAGCAAAGACGACGACATCGGCGACGAAACCATCCACAGCATCAGCACCAGCATCAGCGTCACAACCCCCCGAACCAGACACACCATCGGCAGCAACCCCCCGCCGCCGCGGCCGTCCACGCAAACTCCCACCGCCCAAATCGCCAACCCCGCCCCGCGAGCTGCCCCCCCACGAAATCTACTTTGAGCAGAACAAGCCCGGCCGCGCAAAGACGTCCCACAACACCCTCGCCTCCCTCGACCTCCTCACGCACGAAGAGTACTTTGACCTCCGCCGCGAGGACGCCTTACAAAACAAAGACCCCCACGCAGACGACCTCGCCTACCTCGAGTCCCTGCACGAGTCCTCTTTTCCGCAGTGGCGCTTCGAGCTCGCCCAGGGCTTCAGCCTCTGCCTCTACGGCCAGGGCTCCAAACGCAGCCTCGTCGCCAAGCTGGCGGCGCACCTCTACGCCGCGGACCCGGAGGCGCCCATCGTCGTGGTCAACGGCCACGTGCGCTCTCTGACGGCCCGAGAAGTCTTTTCCACCGTCGCCGCGGCGCTCGATCCGGCGCTGAAACTGCCCGCCCAGACGACGGCCATGGTCCAGGCCCTCTCCTCGGCCCTCGCCTCATCATCACACAGCCGACCGATAACGATCCTCCTCCACTCCATAGACGCCCACCCCCTCCGCAAACAAACAACCCAACAACTCCTCTCCCAACTCGCCGCCCTGCCCCAGATCCGCCTCGTCGCAACAGCAGACACGCCCTCCTTCCCCCTCCTCTGGGACGCCGCCCAGCGCACATCCTTCAACTTCTTATTCCACGACGCCACAACCCTCCAACCCCTACAGGACGTCGAGCTCGACCCCGTAGACGAGGTCCACGAACTCCTCGGCCGCAAAGCCCGGCGCGTCAACGGCAGAGAGGGCGTCGTCTTTGTGCTCCGCTCGTTGCCCGAGAACGCAAAGAAGCTGTTCGAGCTGCTCGTCATCGAGGTCCTGTCCGCCATGGACGATGACGGTGGACAACAGTATGGGGCGGAGAATACGGGTGTTGAATACCGGATGGTGTATAACAAGGCCGTGGAGGATTTCATCTGCAGTTCCGAGATGGCGTTCCGGACGCTGCTGAAGGA ATTCCACGACCATCAAATCATTGAGAGCAGGAAAGACGCCCTCGGCACGGAGCTCTTGAGTATCCCCTTCAGGCGAGAAGAGCTGGAGGCCATCCTCGAGGACTTGATGTCCTGA
- a CDS encoding HAD superfamily phosphatase, which translates to MNLNLSGTVNVFKLLFKPTLCLPQHTVATFNDLPIPFEKAFEGQNRKCDIRAVVLDKDDCFAVPHTNEVHKPYKERFEQLKAAYPGRRLVIVSNTAGATSYDSSLELAKELEEATGITVLPHKTKKPGCGSEIMEYFRKHPETGVSHPSQVAVVGDRLTTDMMLANMMGGWGFWIREGVVAPEKKSILSRLEWRLAAALTARGYKAADPQSPFEAQCIVVLLVSVEVLQGQREFSFNSPQAFCRRRWTNIDMSKTIQQMAQQQMEFRSTQGQVVCWTVFDITENWLESQASACSGLWPYRSSSTFIHTQGIDPEKPHGCLLLSPEDLSMVASPSLVQSFIASTFRRITNPSHNLFTTSTLDRITTPSHQSSVAKPFYRITFPSENSSTASPFNRIAPPSHNLFTTICFYRIANSPQPLGIPSHHNQKICFGRKRWPSIASPFRPITLPSHHLPSHHLPSHQLPSHQLSVSSPFDRIMIRLHHLFTAMGSLSPSRPIMAHHGRLNHPQYKYQPTTRLQESGHSYFLRAYLFLPTFDASANILLSDRQYLIASRAFYRNYDTLTATILHHTNMPGKAWSKEEERVFWRSIVPISAKGICAGSARSWEELAVIMQREMGPNAKRQYTQLSLVEHYFQNHDKEHFSPFAAPYVREMKSAMAALKKSQLQGEASVPSQDAQAQDSFDKHTGETTDEENETSFSEGTDHNDGDYVDDGGDEDGEGDDDDVVDVDNDLRAFARDQQIETAARAVNRAAGRRPTFSAPVADMSPRGPGLVSQRNMSQERLSLPPRPPKAVTRNRDFRAHPYDSPRVSQRGRQPLQERARMGTPLETNSYYDQGHRTQAYYGQQPSRQSFYHQGPRMQGHYGQDSGSHGYYDQGPRAQTYDQNSGNQGHYNQARDYYGQTTIPQGFDNGPNSETYWDQSAKNREYYEREYAAQSQQYINQCHGRSDDSQGYQGQTSSSRGYDQNRSVDGSGQNHENRGYDRGYDQSQATQGYHDQNRSVQGSFHDHENLGYEQNHANHGYYNQDRSIQGSDQNRGYDQNYANQSYDQSRNQHAPGSQGYHANAAYNTGQHQNAHSTSYNGHQPAVGSHQYGQELQYPQSQQSSMGYFDDRVGNRASSARVEPHVMPRYSDHQVSMSSGRSSVAMTPSHDTSAQHSAAPSPGYVGYPSTIPDYIQRPSTASSGHQQRSRRPSAHQQVSDDHHRQGAQSNSREEPQNEQLQHPSSSAPVRQPANEDQHRQGAYQEKEAFRAPSFSSVARQHATEDYSRQGAYMDRHEEPQNEQIQRPSASSAPLPQNPTEYAPQSDYMHNHGLTEDERFPRPYVSPYPPRQHLSEHSNDQGGGPKNAHVPHYEPEMFQAFEAASSQRKEATLGHRHSITDLEALTLALGILAAFKRKQSNVDIGVEHSGWIRALV; encoded by the exons ATGAATCTCAACCTCTCCGGCACGGTAAATGTGTTCAAGCTTCTGTTCAAGCCCACGCTGTGTCTGCCGCAGCATACGGTCGCGACGTTCAACGACCTGCCCATCCCGTTTGAAAAAGCCTTTGAGGGCCAGAATCGGAAATGCGACATCAGGGCCGTGGTGCTCGACAAGGACGACTGCTTCGCGGTTCCCCACACCAACGAGGTCCACAAGCCCTACAAG GAGCGCTTCGAGCAGCTCAAGGCCGCGTATCCCGGCCGCCGGCTGGTCATCGTCTCCAACACGGCCGGAGCGACGTCCTATGACAGCTCCCTCGAGCTGGCCAAGGAGCTCGAAGAGGCCACCGGCATCACCGTCCTGCCTCACAAGACGAAGAAGCCCGGCTGTGGCTCCGAGATTATGGAGTACTTTCGCAAGCACCCCGAGACGGGCGTCTCCCATCCGTCTCAGGTTGCCGTCGTCGGCGATCGCTTGACCACCGACATGATGCTCGCCAACATGATGGGCGGCTGGGGATTTTGGATCAGAGAGGGTGTTGTTGCTCCCGAGAAGAAGAGCATT CTCTCGAGACTTGAATGGCGACTGGCAGCAGCGTTGACTGCCAGGGGGTACAAAGCAGCCGACCCCCAGAGTCCTTTTGA GGCCCAGTGCATCGTTGTGCTGCTCGTCTCGGTTGAAGTTCTCCAAGGTCAAAGAGAGTTCAGCTTCAACTCTCCACAGGCCTTTTGCAGACGAC GGTGGACGAATATCGACATGTCGAAGACGATCCAGCAGATGGCTCAGCAGCAGATGGAGTTTCGGTCAACTCAGGGGCAAGTCGTTTGTTGGACTGTCTTTGACATCACCGAAAACTGGTTGGAGTCCCAAGCTTCTGCTTGCTCAGG CCTTTGGCCATATCGATCCTCGTCAACATTCATTCACACGCAAGGCATCGATCCTGAGAAGCCACATGGATGCTTGCTGCTGTCTCCTGAAGACCTGTCCATGGTTGCGTC GCCATCACTCGTCCAATCTTTCATCGCATCGACCTTTCGTCGCATCACCAATCCATCGCACAACCTATTCACCACATCGACTCTTGACCGCATCACCACTCCGTCACATCAGTCTTCCGTCGCAAAGCCCTTCTATCGCATCACCTTTCCGTCAGAAAACTCTTCCACTGCATCACCTTTCAACCGCATCGCCCCTCCGTCACATAACCTATTCACCACAATATGTTTCTACCGCATCGCCAATTCACCGCAACCTCTTGGGATTCCGTCGCATCACAACCAGAAGATTTGCTTTGGGCGGAAGAGGTGGCCTTCCATCGCATCACCCTTCCGTCCCATCACCCTTCCGTCCCATCACCTTCCGTCCCATCACCTTCCGTCCCATCAACTTCCGTCCCATCAACTTTCCGTCTCGTCACCCTTCGACCGCATCATGATTCGACTGCACCACCTATTCACCGCCATGGGGTCACTCAGCCCATCACGGCCCATCATGGCCCATCACGGCCGCCTCAACCACCCACAATATAAATATCAACCTACCACCCGCCTACAGGAGTCCGGCCACTCCTACTTCCTCAGGGCATACTTATTCCTTCCTACTTTTGACGCGAGCGC CAATATTCTTCTTTCCGACCGCCAATATCT AATTGCCTCGAGAGCTTTCTATCGCAACTACGACACCCTTACCGCGACAATCCTGCACCACACCAACATGCCCGGCAAAGCGTGGAGCAAAGAGGAAGAGCGCGTCTTCTGGCGTTCCATCGTCCCTATTTCGGCGAAAGGGATTTGCGCTGGCTCGGCCAGATCTTGGGAAGAGTTGGCCGTCATCATGCAGCGGGAGATGGGCCCCAATGCCAAGCGCCAATACACCCAGCTCAGTCTTG TGGAGCATTATTTCCAGAATCACGACAAGGAGCATTTCTCGCCCTTTGCGGCTCCGTACGTACGTGAGATGAAGAGTGCCATGGCCGCGCTTAAGAAGAGTCAGTTGCAGGGTGAGGCGTCTGTTCCTTCCCAGGATGCCCAGGCTCAGGACAGCTTCGACAAGCATACCGGCGAGACCACTGATGAGGAGAACGAAACCAGCTTCTCTGAGGGAACTGACCACAACGACGGAGATTACGTTGATGATGGAGGTGACGAAGACGGCGAGGGAGACGATGACGATGTTGTCGATGTTGACAACGATCTTCGCGCCTTTGCTCGGGACCAGCAGATTGAGACTGCCGCTCGCGCTGTTAACCGTGCTGCGGGTCGACGACCTACTTTCTCAGCCCCTGTGGCTGATATGAGCCCTCGTGGCCCTGGCTTGGTGTCCCAGCGCAACATGTCGCAGGAGCGCTTGTCGCTGCCCCCTCGCCCTCCCAAGGCTGTCACGCGGAACCGCGACTTCCGTGCTCACCCGTACGACAGTCCCAGGGTCTCTCAGCGTGGCCGGCAGCCGCTCCAGGAACGCGCTCGAATGGGAACCCCTCTCGAGACCAATAGCTACTATGACCAAGGCCATAGAACCCAGGCATACTACGGACAGCAGCCCAGCCGTCAGTCTTTCTACCATCAGGGTCCCAGAATGCAGGGCCACTACGGACAGGATTCTGGTAGTCACGGCTACTACGATCAGGGCCCCAGAGCTCAAACTTACGATCAGAACTCTGGCAACCAGGGCCACTACAACCAGGCGCGCGACTACTACGGCCAGACCACCATCCCCCAGGGATTCGACAATGGCCCCAACTCTGAGACCTACTGGGATCAGAGCGCCAAGAACCGTGAATACTACGAGCGGGAGTACGCCGCTCAAAGTCAGCAGTATATCAACCAGTGCCATGGTCGAAGTGACGACAGCCAGGGCTATCAGGGTCAGACTTCCAGCAGCCGTGGTTACGATCAGAACCGCAGCGTCGATGGTTCCGGACAAAACCACGAGAACCGGGGCTACGATCGTGGCTACGACCAGAGCCAGGCCACTCAGGGCTATCACGACCAGAACCGTAGCGTTCAGGGCTCCTTCCATGACCACGAGAACCTCGGCTACGAGCAGAACCATGCCAACCACGGCTACTACAACCAGGACCGCAGCATCCAGGGCTCCGACCAGAACCGTGGCTACGATCAGAACTACGCCAACCAGAGCTACGATCAGAGCCGCAACCAGCATGCCCCCGGTAGCCAGGGATACCACGCGAATGCTGCGTACAACACTGGTCAGCACCAGAATGCTCACTCCACGAGCTACAACGGTCACCAGCCTGCCGTGGGATCCCACCAGTACGGCCAGGAACTCCAGTACCCCCAGTCGCAGCAGTCGAGCATGGGCTACTTTGACGACCGTGTTGGAAATCGAGCCAGCTCGGCGCGCGTTGAGCCTCATGTCATGCCTCGCTACTCAGATCATCAAGTCTCGATGTCTTCTGGCCGCAGCTCGGTTGCGATGACGCCCAGCCACGACACCTCCGCGCAGCACAGTGCCGCGCCGTCTCCCGGCTACGTTGGCTATCCCTCGACCATTCCGGACTACATCCAGCGCCCCTCGACTGCCAGCTCTGGTCACCAGCAGCGCTCTCGCCGTCCTTCTGCTCATCAGCAGGTCAGCGATGATCATCATCGCCAGGGAGCTCAAAGCAACAGTCGCGAGGAGCCTCAGAATGAGCAGTTGCAGCATCCCTCTTCTTCTGCCCCTGTTCGTCAGCCTGCCAACGAGGATCAGCACCGTCAGGGAGCCTACCAGGAGAAGGAAGCGTTCCGGGCTCCATCTTTCTCTTCGGTCGCTCGTCAGCATGCCACCGAGGACTACAGCCGCCAGGGAGCCTATATGGATCGTCACGAGGAGCCCCAGAATGAGCAGATCCAGCGTCCCTCTGCCTCATCTGCCCCTCTCCCTCAGAATCCTACCGAGTACGCCCCCCAGAGCGATTACATGCACAACCATGGACTGACCGAGGACGAGCGATTCCCTCGTCCCTACGTCTCTCCCTACCCTCCTCGTCAGCATCTCAGCGAGCACAGCAACGATCAGGGCGGCGGCCCGAAGAATGCCCATGTGCCTCATTACGAGCCAGAGATGTTCCAGGCCTTTGAGGCCGCCTCCTCTCAGCGCAAGGA GGCAACACTG GGGCATCGCCACTCCATTACGGATCTGGAAGCTCTCACATTGGCATTGGGCATTCTAGCTGCATTCAAAAGGAAGCAGTCGAACGTCGACATCGGCGTTGAGCATTCTGGCTGGATTCGGGCCTTGGTTTAG
- a CDS encoding CutC family protein, which produces MTVTKQAPPTMPIHLEIPVFSPSSALHAQAIGAQRIELNARGSYAVGGTTPTLADLEGVNNWLMVPVRIMIRPRGKRPEDEVDFVYDDEEFEVMVRDVEAFRGVLRRERGDGFVFGVLERSGGGDGAVVVDVERNRRLVEAAGGLACSFHRAFDEVIRDGETETIARGVRDLVGCGFEGVLTSGGPGNAPENRALLEVVVREASSEGVVKMMASKEKETKGLEVIVGGGVRKENVEGLVDGFEGARVWAHSSCFTGKCAEGEVDDEEAMGILERLAER; this is translated from the coding sequence ATGACAGTCACAAAGCAAGCGCCGCCCACGATGCCAATCCACCTCGAGATACCAGTCTTCTCCCCGTCCTCGGCGCTGCACGCCCAGGCCATCGGCGCGCAGCGCATCGAGCTCAACGCGCGCGGGAGCTACGCCGTCGGCGGCACGACGCCCACGCTCGCGGACCTCGAGGGCGTGAACAATTGGCTCATGGTACCCGTGCGGATCATGATCCGGCCGCGGGGGAAGCGTCCGGAAGATGAAGTTGACTTTGTGTATGATGATGAGGAGTTTGAGGTCATGGTGAGGGACGTGGAGGCGTTTCGGGGCGTGTTGAGGCGGGAGAGGGGGGACGGGTTCGTGTTTGGGGTGCTGGAGAGGAGCGGCGGTGGTGATGGTGCGGTTGTGGTTGATGTTGAGAGGAATCGGAGGCTGGTCGAGGCCGCTGGCGGGCTGGCGTGTTCGTTTCACCGGGCTTTTGACGAGGTTATTCGCGATGGGGAGACGGAGACGATTGCGAGGGGGGTGAGGGATTTGGTGGGTTGCGGGTTTGAGGGGGTGCTTACGTCCGGCGGGCCGGGAAATGCGCCGGAGAACCGGGCGCTGCTGGAGGTTGTTGTGCGGGAGGCGTCGTCGGAGGGTGTGGTGAAGATGATGGCCAGcaaggaaaaggagacgaagGGCCTGGAGGTTATTGTTGGCGGCGGGGTGAGGAAGGAGAATGTTGAGGGGCTGGTTGACGGGTTTGAGGGGGCTCGTGTCTGGGCGCACTCGAGCTGTTTTACGGGCAAGTGTGCCGAGGGGGAGGTTGATGATGAGGAGGCGATGGGGATCTTGGAGAGGCTTGCTGAGAGGTGA